In Zingiber officinale cultivar Zhangliang chromosome 3B, Zo_v1.1, whole genome shotgun sequence, a single window of DNA contains:
- the LOC122055551 gene encoding purple acid phosphatase 22-like — MMERSRQALGLLLICLLICLRLVSAFHRPPPGRVIQTAFEKPRSHPQQVHVSVAGRDRMRVSWITGSLHALSLVEYGKAPGQYEASATGEGTSYLYFFYRSGKVHHVKIGPLEPGTVYYYRCGGIDDEFSFKTPPATLPVELAIVGDLGQTEWTASTLAHIGKSSYDMLLLPGDLSYADSQQPLWDSFGRFVQPYASRRAWMVTAGNHEIEAIPILYPDPFVSYNSRWRMPYEESGSTSNLYYSFDTAGGGVHVVMLGSYADFNSSSPQYEWLAADLAKVDRRVTPWLFVLLHAPWYNTNAAHQGEGESMRRAMESLLYGARVDAVFAGHVHAYERFTRIYDNKADPCGPAYVTIGDGGNREGLALEFDQNHRSVSLSLLREASFGHGELRVANATHARWTWHRNDDAYATVRDEVWLTSLGASGGCGVGRAARIARASAKLEL, encoded by the exons ATGATGGAGAGATCGCGGCAGGCGCTGGGACTCCTCTTGATTTGCCTGCTGATCTGCCTCCGACTGGTTTCTGCTTTTCACCGGCCGCCGCCGGGGAGGGTGATCCAAACGGCATTCGAGAAACCGCGTTCGCACCCGCAACAAGTGCATGTGTCTGTCGCGGGGCGAGACCGGATGAGAGTGTCGTGGATCACCGGCAGCCTGCATGCTCTGTCGCTGGTGGAGTACGGTAAGGCGCCGGGGCAGTACGAGGCGTCGGCTACAGGGGAGGGCACTTCATATCTTTACTTCTTTTACCGCTCCGGCAAGGTCCACCACGTCAAGATCGGCCCCCTCGAACCCGGCACGGTCTACTACTACCGCTGCGGTGGAATCGACGACGAGTTCAGCTTCAAAACTCCGCCGGCGACTCTCCCCGTCGAGCTAGCCATCGTAG GGGATCTCGGGCAAACAGAATGGACGGCGTCGACGCTAGCTCACATCGGAAAATCAAGCTACGACATGCTCCTTCTGCCCGGCGACCTTTCCTACGCCGACAGCCAGCAGCCTCTTTGGGATTCCTTCGGCCGCTTCGTCCAACCATACGCGAGCCGCCGGGCGTGGATGGTGACCGCGGGCAACCACGAGATCGAGGCCATCCCAATTCTCTACCCAGACCCTTTCGTCTCCTACAACTCCCGCTGGCGCATGCCCTACGAGGAGAGCGGCTCGACCTCCAACCTCTACTACTCGTTCGACACCGCCGGAGGCGGTGTCCATGTCGTCATGCTGGGCTCCTACGCCGACTTCAACTCCAGCTCCCCGCAGTACGAGTGGCTGGCGGCCGACTTGGCCAAGGTCGACCGGAGGGTCACCCCGTGGCTCTTCGTGCTCCTCCACGCGCCCTGGTACAACACCAACGCGGCGCACCAGGGCGAGGGCGAGAGCATGAGACGAGCGATGGAATCGCTGCTTTACGGAGCGCGAGTCGACGCTGTTTTCGCCGGGCACGTCCATGCCTACGAACGCTTC ACGAGGATTTACGACAACAAGGCGGATCCTTGTGGGCCTGCGTACGTAACCATCGGCGACGGAGGAAACAGAGAAGGGCTAGCACTGGA GTTCGACCAGAATCACAGGTCGGTTTCTCTGTCGCTGTTGCGCGAGGCGAGCTTCGGGCACGGCGAGCTCAGGGTGGCCAACGCGACGCACGCTCGCTGGACGTGGCACCGCAACGACGACGCTTACGCCACCGTGCGGGACGAGGTGTGGCTGACGAGCCTCGGCGCCTCCGGCGGCTGCGGTGTTGGACGCGCCGCCAGAATCGCACGCGCTTCGGCCAAGCTCGAGCTTTAG